The following are from one region of the Actinoplanes sp. L3-i22 genome:
- a CDS encoding LURP-one-related/scramblase family protein has protein sequence MYLIRERFFAIGDDFDVLDEDGNKVFRVDGKAFSLRDKLVIEDRNGDEVATVHRHLIALRPTYEVRIGGEEAAEVRKNLFTPFRDKFTIDVPGDDDLVMKGDLLDHEYVIEQDGDEVAAVSKRWLTVRDTYAVQIKSGVDPLLILCSVLALDLAMDREAEKKDKEQRKDED, from the coding sequence ATGTACTTGATCAGGGAGCGGTTCTTCGCCATCGGTGACGACTTCGACGTGCTCGACGAGGACGGCAACAAGGTTTTTCGCGTCGACGGTAAGGCGTTTAGCCTCCGGGACAAGCTGGTCATCGAGGATCGGAACGGGGACGAGGTGGCGACCGTGCACCGCCATCTGATCGCCCTCCGGCCGACCTACGAGGTGCGGATCGGTGGGGAGGAGGCGGCCGAGGTCCGGAAGAACCTGTTCACGCCGTTCCGCGACAAGTTCACCATCGACGTGCCCGGCGACGACGACCTGGTGATGAAGGGCGACCTGCTGGATCACGAGTACGTGATCGAGCAGGACGGGGACGAGGTCGCCGCGGTCTCGAAGCGCTGGCTGACGGTTCGGGACACCTACGCCGTACAGATCAAATCGGGGGTTGATCCGCTTTTGATCCTCTGCAGTGTGCTCGCGCTGGACCTGGCCATGGACCGGGAGGCCGAGAAGAAGGACAAGGAGCAGCGCAAGGACGAGGACTGA